A section of the Streptomyces sp. NBC_01591 genome encodes:
- a CDS encoding non-ribosomal peptide synthetase produces the protein MTTPTLLERFAEQVAAHPRAVALRHTGTSVTYRELDEWSGRLAARLTAKGTGPGSLVALAAQRGPAAVAGVLAVLKTGAAYLGLDPAIPVRRQRRMVEETGPHCVLAEPGLDQFPTLDAPRVTLAPLAEGPLHQAPEQEPDEDALFHIVYTSGTTGNPKGVRISHCSVRGRLEWMWQDHPFPENAVLAVQKSLALVASPWELLGGLLKGVPSVVLATDELLDPVLFAAAVEQERITHLFLTPQLIAGLLEESAERPGGHRPVLVTSGADTLPVETVRRFREVWPDTTLLNLYGMTETASNVAAYDTARLPADAERVPVGSPVAGASLSVRDRLGRRLPAGVTGEVWVSGPPLALGYVGGDGEDRFITDDAGVLHYRTGDRGRQLPDSVLEITGRADNQIKVRGYRVELEEIEATLRKAPDVTDAGAYAESEDGETRIVACVTADGATGAAALRAYLRDRLPDYMLPARIQQVPQLPLSTNGKLDRTALRTLVAGIGQERAAGFTPSDATETAVAALWQELLGAPPATADQNFFDAGGHSLLAVRLANRLAATAGRRVPLRRILGAPTVTAIAALCREIQQEEQK, from the coding sequence ATGACCACGCCGACCCTGCTGGAACGCTTCGCCGAGCAGGTGGCGGCCCACCCCCGGGCCGTCGCCCTGCGCCACACCGGTACCAGCGTCACCTACCGCGAACTCGACGAATGGAGCGGCCGGCTGGCCGCCCGGCTCACCGCCAAGGGCACCGGCCCGGGCTCGCTGGTGGCACTCGCCGCCCAGCGCGGCCCCGCCGCCGTCGCCGGCGTCCTCGCCGTACTGAAGACCGGCGCCGCCTACCTCGGGCTGGACCCCGCGATACCCGTGCGACGGCAGCGCCGGATGGTGGAGGAGACCGGGCCGCACTGCGTGCTGGCCGAGCCCGGACTCGACCAGTTCCCCACCCTGGACGCACCCCGCGTCACACTGGCACCCCTGGCCGAGGGCCCGCTGCACCAGGCCCCCGAGCAGGAGCCCGACGAGGACGCGCTGTTCCACATCGTCTACACCTCGGGGACCACCGGAAACCCCAAGGGCGTGCGCATCAGCCACTGTTCGGTCCGTGGCCGGCTGGAGTGGATGTGGCAGGACCACCCGTTCCCCGAGAACGCGGTGCTCGCCGTCCAGAAGTCCCTGGCACTGGTCGCCTCGCCCTGGGAACTGCTGGGCGGATTGCTCAAGGGCGTCCCGTCCGTCGTGCTCGCCACCGATGAACTCCTCGATCCGGTGCTCTTCGCCGCCGCCGTCGAGCAGGAACGGATCACCCATCTCTTCCTGACCCCGCAGCTGATCGCCGGGTTGCTGGAGGAGAGCGCCGAACGCCCCGGCGGGCACCGGCCGGTGCTTGTCACCAGCGGCGCCGACACCCTGCCCGTGGAAACCGTCCGGCGCTTCCGCGAGGTCTGGCCCGACACCACCCTGCTCAACCTGTACGGCATGACGGAGACCGCCTCCAACGTCGCCGCCTACGACACCGCCCGACTGCCCGCCGACGCCGAACGCGTCCCCGTCGGCAGCCCCGTGGCGGGCGCCTCGCTCTCGGTCCGTGACCGGCTCGGCCGACGCCTCCCGGCCGGTGTGACCGGCGAGGTGTGGGTCTCCGGACCACCACTCGCCCTCGGCTACGTCGGCGGCGACGGCGAGGACCGCTTCATCACCGACGACGCCGGAGTCCTGCACTACCGCACCGGCGACCGCGGCCGCCAACTCCCGGACTCCGTACTGGAGATCACCGGCCGCGCCGACAACCAGATCAAGGTGCGCGGCTACCGCGTCGAGCTGGAGGAGATCGAGGCCACCCTGCGCAAGGCACCGGACGTCACCGACGCGGGGGCCTACGCGGAGAGCGAGGACGGCGAAACACGCATCGTCGCCTGTGTCACCGCCGACGGGGCGACCGGCGCCGCCGCACTTCGCGCGTATCTGCGCGACCGGCTGCCCGACTACATGCTGCCCGCCCGCATCCAGCAGGTCCCGCAGCTCCCGCTGAGCACCAACGGCAAGCTGGACCGCACCGCCCTGCGCACACTCGTGGCAGGCATCGGGCAGGAACGGGCAGCCGGATTCACCCCGTCCGACGCCACCGAGACCGCCGTCGCCGCGCTCTGGCAGGAACTGCTCGGCGCACCGCCCGCAACCGCGGACCAGAACTTCTTCGACGCCGGAGGCCACTCCCTGCTCGCCGTCCGGCTCGCCAACCGGCTGGC